The Acinetobacter defluvii genome includes a region encoding these proteins:
- a CDS encoding DUF1289 domain-containing protein: protein MSNKSRIPSLTPCVGRCSTVFGDSVCRGCRRFNHEVIQWNTYTPEQRLAVWKRLDAQLDQILVPMLPFAQLKHVEGFISSKRVRVLDAASKGRKLYHALKICEKNRSLADESGLGISSKQVKPLWDEFERRVLALATASYDLAWLRADGIRHNLLKIMEEDEELHSL, encoded by the coding sequence TTGAGCAATAAAAGTCGAATTCCATCTTTAACACCGTGTGTAGGACGTTGTTCAACGGTTTTTGGTGATTCGGTTTGTCGGGGGTGTCGACGTTTTAATCATGAAGTGATTCAGTGGAACACTTATACACCTGAACAACGTTTAGCGGTTTGGAAACGTTTAGATGCTCAACTTGATCAAATTTTAGTGCCGATGTTACCTTTTGCTCAGCTTAAACATGTCGAAGGGTTTATTTCGAGTAAGCGCGTGCGAGTATTAGATGCTGCATCAAAAGGGCGTAAGCTTTATCATGCTTTAAAAATATGTGAAAAAAATCGTTCACTTGCAGATGAAAGTGGTTTGGGGATTAGCTCTAAACAAGTGAAGCCTTTATGGGATGAATTTGAACGCCGTGTTTTGGCTTTGGCAACGGCAAGTTATGATTTGGCATGGTTACGTGCAGATGGCATTCGTCATAATTTATTGAAAATAATGGAAGAAGATGAAGAATTGCATTCTTTATAA
- the trhO gene encoding oxygen-dependent tRNA uridine(34) hydroxylase TrhO, whose amino-acid sequence MNATVEQLAPVEQQATTGWVVAALYQFKEVQDPADLQQRLLDLVKTINLCGTLIVAGEGINGTVAGDRQAIDVIHQFLLDNGFNNMEYKESHSDDKPFRKMKIKLKKEIVTLGVEVKPRDLVGHYLDPKEWNELIARDDVILIDTRNDYEYKAGTFKGAIDPKTETFREFPDYVKKELEQHKDKKIAMFCTGGIRCEKSTSLLLQEGFNEVYHLKGGILKYLEETPADESMWEGECFVFDGRTAVTHGVEEGINVKCHACGWPLTPDEVALPSYEHGVSCVYCIDKTSEKQKEGFRMRQSQIVAAKRKRL is encoded by the coding sequence ATGAACGCTACTGTAGAACAGCTTGCACCTGTAGAACAGCAAGCGACCACTGGTTGGGTTGTTGCAGCACTTTATCAATTCAAAGAAGTTCAAGATCCTGCAGATCTTCAACAACGTCTTTTAGATTTGGTAAAAACCATCAATCTATGCGGTACTCTAATTGTTGCAGGAGAAGGAATCAACGGAACTGTTGCAGGAGATCGTCAAGCGATTGATGTTATTCATCAATTTCTTTTAGACAATGGTTTTAACAACATGGAATACAAAGAGTCACACAGTGATGATAAACCTTTCCGTAAAATGAAAATCAAACTCAAAAAAGAAATCGTGACTTTAGGTGTTGAAGTAAAACCACGTGATTTGGTTGGACATTACCTAGATCCAAAAGAATGGAATGAACTGATCGCACGTGATGATGTCATTCTAATCGACACACGTAACGATTATGAATATAAAGCGGGTACTTTTAAGGGTGCAATTGACCCAAAAACTGAAACGTTCCGTGAATTTCCAGATTATGTGAAAAAAGAGCTTGAACAACACAAAGACAAAAAAATTGCGATGTTTTGTACAGGCGGTATTCGTTGTGAAAAATCAACCTCTTTACTGCTACAAGAAGGTTTCAATGAGGTTTATCACCTAAAAGGCGGTATTTTAAAATACTTAGAAGAAACCCCTGCAGATGAAAGCATGTGGGAAGGTGAATGTTTCGTTTTCGATGGTCGTACCGCTGTTACACATGGTGTTGAAGAAGGTATCAATGTGAAATGTCATGCGTGTGGTTGGCCTTTGACGCCAGATGAAGTGGCGTTACCAAGTTATGAACACGGTGTGTCTTGCGTATACTGTATTGACAAAACATCTGAAAAACAAAAAGAAGGTTTCCGCATGCGCCAGTCACAAATCGTGGCAGCCAAGCGTAAACGCTTATAA
- a CDS encoding ABZJ_00895 family protein, with product MKHYYLHFAAVYAIALILLLFILIFIFPLGYASLFPTLILAALISIQHFFKREHRLASSEEKIQLIWGLSAVAIVIGSFFTLFLVLMNPNAEQILKSADQAGLGLSAVIMLCMVAIHAAIFSIVYFISTKLFLNKKH from the coding sequence ATGAAGCATTACTATTTACATTTTGCTGCTGTGTATGCCATTGCCTTAATTTTGCTTTTATTCATTCTTATTTTTATTTTCCCATTGGGTTATGCATCATTATTTCCAACGTTAATTCTTGCAGCATTGATCAGCATCCAGCATTTTTTTAAACGTGAACACCGTTTAGCTTCTTCCGAAGAAAAAATACAACTAATTTGGGGACTCAGTGCGGTTGCTATCGTGATTGGCAGCTTCTTTACTTTATTTTTAGTATTAATGAATCCCAATGCCGAACAAATTTTAAAATCAGCAGATCAAGCGGGTTTAGGCTTATCTGCTGTGATTATGTTATGTATGGTTGCAATCCATGCGGCAATATTTTCAATCGTTTATTTCATTTCTACAAAGTTATTTTTGAATAAAAAACATTAA
- a CDS encoding MerR family transcriptional regulator, translating to MQEITISELATLVKIPSSTLRYYEDIGLIHSIGRKGLQRVFSENVIATLQLITLGKKAEFSLDELKQMLAMKDTPIAKDILLKKAEMIDQYIQELDILRAGLRHVAQCTFDNPLECPKFQKIMQLYGMKH from the coding sequence ATGCAAGAAATTACAATTTCAGAGCTGGCAACATTAGTTAAAATTCCAAGTTCAACTTTGCGTTATTATGAAGATATCGGCTTAATTCACTCGATTGGACGTAAAGGTTTACAGCGAGTTTTTTCTGAAAATGTCATTGCAACATTGCAGTTGATTACTTTAGGTAAAAAGGCAGAATTTAGTTTGGATGAACTAAAACAAATGCTGGCAATGAAAGATACACCAATTGCAAAAGATATTTTGTTGAAAAAAGCTGAGATGATTGATCAATATATTCAAGAGCTTGATATTTTAAGAGCAGGTTTGCGACATGTTGCCCAATGTACCTTTGATAATCCTTTGGAATGTCCTAAATTTCAAAAGATTATGCAGCTATATGGCATGAAACATTAA
- the queC gene encoding 7-cyano-7-deazaguanine synthase QueC — translation MRPRAVVLLSGGLDSTTCLAWAQARYDCIALSFMYGQRSTTELDAARAITQNAGVEHRVINIDLGNLGGSALTDHNIDVPDHETEGIPVTYVPARNTIFLSYALAAAEVFGAEAIVIGINAVDYSGYPDCRPEYIEAFANMARLATKVGIEGKPLKFETPLLHLSKANIIRLGIEHGVDYSQTVSCYQADDQGRACGKCDSCRLRKQGFSDAGVTDPTRYIQ, via the coding sequence ATGCGCCCTCGTGCCGTAGTTTTATTGTCTGGTGGTTTAGATTCAACAACTTGTTTAGCTTGGGCGCAAGCACGTTATGATTGTATCGCTTTAAGTTTCATGTATGGACAACGTTCAACCACCGAACTTGATGCAGCACGTGCAATTACCCAAAACGCAGGTGTAGAACATCGTGTGATCAATATTGATCTGGGAAATTTAGGTGGTTCTGCACTGACTGACCATAATATTGATGTACCTGATCATGAAACAGAGGGTATTCCTGTAACTTATGTTCCAGCACGTAACACCATTTTCTTATCTTATGCTTTGGCTGCGGCTGAGGTTTTTGGCGCTGAGGCGATCGTGATTGGGATCAATGCTGTTGATTATTCAGGATATCCTGACTGTAGACCTGAATATATCGAAGCTTTTGCCAATATGGCACGCCTAGCAACCAAAGTGGGTATTGAAGGCAAACCACTTAAATTTGAAACACCTCTGTTACATTTATCCAAAGCGAATATAATACGTTTAGGTATAGAACATGGCGTAGACTATAGCCAAACGGTTTCCTGTTACCAAGCAGATGACCAAGGACGTGCGTGTGGAAAATGTGATAGCTGCCGCCTCAGAAAACAAGGCTTTAGCGATGCAGGGGTTACTGACCCAACACGTTATATACAGTAA
- the ribB gene encoding 3,4-dihydroxy-2-butanone-4-phosphate synthase, whose product MSSLIQPEIFFSALSPAEQRIQQALEDMRQGKPVLVMDDFDRENEADLIVAAETLNVETMARMIRDGSGIVCLTLTSELADHLELPPMVEDNSSHFKTAFTITIEAAEGVTTGVSAKDRVTTIQAAIQDGAIASDLNRPGHIFPLRGRDGGVLARRGHTEGSIDLARMAGLKPAGVLCEVTNPDGTMASGIQVLAYAQTHNLTLITIEEIVQYRLAHNL is encoded by the coding sequence ATGTCTAGTTTAATTCAACCCGAAATTTTCTTTTCAGCACTTTCCCCTGCTGAGCAACGTATCCAACAAGCTTTAGAAGATATGCGTCAAGGCAAACCTGTCTTGGTCATGGACGATTTTGATCGTGAGAATGAAGCCGATTTGATTGTTGCAGCAGAAACACTCAATGTCGAAACCATGGCACGTATGATTCGTGATGGCTCAGGTATTGTCTGCCTTACATTAACCTCTGAACTTGCCGACCATCTTGAATTACCTCCTATGGTTGAGGACAATTCAAGTCATTTCAAAACTGCTTTTACAATAACAATTGAGGCAGCAGAAGGTGTAACCACAGGCGTTTCTGCTAAAGATCGTGTTACCACCATTCAAGCGGCTATTCAAGATGGTGCTATTGCAAGTGACTTAAATCGCCCTGGACATATCTTCCCTTTACGTGGTCGTGATGGCGGTGTTTTAGCACGTCGTGGACATACTGAAGGTTCTATTGATTTGGCACGTATGGCTGGCTTAAAGCCTGCGGGCGTACTGTGTGAAGTGACTAATCCTGACGGTACAATGGCTTCAGGGATTCAAGTGCTCGCTTATGCTCAAACGCATAACTTAACACTCATTACCATCGAAGAAATTGTGCAATATCGTTTAGCACATAATCTTTAA
- a CDS encoding PA3496 family putative envelope integrity protein, with protein sequence MSSTDFELDDNYGDDDVSFDESSNKISAKESLEKRRLIDDLLAQRRLDRELKDFDYDFDDDDDFEDDEA encoded by the coding sequence GTGTCTTCGACAGATTTTGAACTAGATGATAACTACGGTGATGATGATGTTAGTTTTGATGAGTCATCAAACAAAATTAGCGCCAAAGAATCATTAGAAAAACGTCGTTTAATTGATGATTTACTTGCTCAACGTCGTTTAGATCGAGAATTGAAAGATTTTGATTATGACTTTGATGATGACGATGATTTTGAAGATGATGAAGCATAA
- a CDS encoding DUF2938 domain-containing protein: MNLLIVSFNVILIGIGATLLIDLCAVLLKKIFNIPTLNYAVVGRWVLIFLYSGKFKHQNIQQAPPQNFEHAFGWTLHYLIGIIFALCFILMVGTTWLQHPDLFSAIYFGIATAFFPFLIMQPCLGMGFFASKTAEPWKARLKSLVTHTLFGIGLFLSALIYQYLLI, from the coding sequence ATGAACCTTTTGATTGTAAGTTTTAATGTCATCTTGATCGGTATCGGTGCAACTTTACTGATTGATCTATGTGCAGTTCTACTCAAAAAAATATTTAATATTCCGACCTTAAATTATGCCGTGGTGGGGAGATGGGTCTTAATTTTTCTATATTCTGGAAAATTTAAACATCAAAATATACAGCAAGCACCACCACAAAATTTTGAACATGCTTTCGGTTGGACATTGCATTATTTGATTGGGATTATTTTTGCTTTATGTTTTATTTTGATGGTTGGCACGACTTGGCTACAGCATCCTGATTTATTTTCTGCGATATATTTTGGTATAGCCACAGCATTCTTTCCATTTTTAATCATGCAACCGTGTTTAGGAATGGGATTTTTTGCTTCTAAAACGGCAGAGCCTTGGAAAGCTCGTCTTAAAAGCTTGGTGACACATACCCTGTTCGGTATAGGGTTATTTTTGAGTGCACTGATTTATCAATATTTACTCATATAA
- a CDS encoding ABZJ_00895 family protein yields MKRYFLIFSAVYLVSTVILFALSLFVNIPSAGSIPILIAAGFYTSYYFVKNENRVPTPVEKRQLVFGSFICTLLVSGILVTIFLLAANMTELLFEGLKSISIGVILFVFAIASLIQILVLYMSYGWYAQKCLDSQHNRYIR; encoded by the coding sequence ATGAAACGTTACTTTTTGATATTTTCTGCTGTTTATCTTGTTTCAACAGTCATCCTATTTGCATTGTCATTATTTGTAAATATTCCTAGCGCAGGTAGTATCCCCATACTTATTGCAGCAGGATTTTATACCTCTTATTACTTTGTCAAAAATGAGAATCGTGTTCCTACACCAGTTGAAAAAAGACAACTTGTATTTGGATCCTTCATTTGTACACTTTTAGTGAGTGGCATATTAGTGACTATTTTTCTTCTAGCTGCCAATATGACAGAATTATTATTTGAAGGTTTAAAAAGTATTTCAATAGGGGTAATTTTATTTGTATTTGCGATCGCATCTTTAATACAAATCTTAGTTTTATATATGAGTTATGGTTGGTATGCACAAAAATGCTTGGACAGTCAACATAACAGATACATTAGATAA
- a CDS encoding peroxiredoxin translates to MSENIQLPKQNFTSTQGEINLSQITADWLILYFYPKDNTPGCTTQAVGFSALKDQFDALNTTIIGVSRDSVKTHQNFTEKQSLTINLISDQDESLCKHFDVIKEKNMYGKKVMGIERSTFIFHKGQLVKAYHKVKAAGHAEIVLDDLKALQNN, encoded by the coding sequence ATGTCTGAAAATATTCAATTACCTAAGCAAAACTTTACAAGTACCCAAGGTGAAATTAATCTAAGCCAAATCACAGCTGACTGGCTAATTCTTTATTTTTATCCAAAAGATAATACCCCTGGTTGTACTACGCAAGCGGTTGGTTTTTCAGCACTAAAAGATCAGTTTGATGCGCTAAACACGACCATTATCGGGGTTTCTCGCGACTCTGTAAAAACGCATCAAAATTTTACTGAAAAACAGTCATTAACCATTAACTTGATTAGTGATCAAGATGAAAGTTTATGTAAACACTTTGATGTAATTAAAGAAAAAAATATGTATGGAAAAAAAGTGATGGGAATTGAACGCTCGACTTTCATTTTTCATAAAGGTCAGCTCGTCAAAGCATATCATAAAGTGAAAGCTGCGGGACATGCCGAAATTGTACTAGACGATTTAAAAGCTCTACAAAATAATTAG
- a CDS encoding carbonic anhydrase produces the protein MKKILLSLYACTLVVTAHAGEASDWGYETNNAPDKWASLSEKYHACSGLNQSPIDIKNTTSAKLEPLKFNYAANAKSIVNNGHTIQVDFNTGNTLTLDGQEFVLKQFHLHSPSENKINGVSYPMEMHLVHANAQGELAVVAVMYQQSQVNPSLAKIWSNLPKQAGQSFTFTGNLSAASFLPKKLDYYRFNGSLTTPPCTEGVRWIVLKEIQSASEAQLNAFTQLLSHPNNRPVQPVNARMILE, from the coding sequence GTGAAAAAAATTCTATTGAGTTTATATGCTTGCACTTTGGTAGTAACCGCTCATGCGGGTGAAGCAAGCGATTGGGGATATGAAACCAATAATGCACCTGACAAATGGGCAAGTTTAAGTGAAAAATATCATGCCTGTTCGGGTTTAAATCAATCTCCAATTGATATTAAAAATACAACTTCAGCAAAGCTTGAACCTTTAAAGTTTAATTATGCTGCCAATGCAAAATCAATTGTGAATAATGGTCATACGATTCAGGTAGACTTTAATACAGGAAATACGTTGACTTTAGATGGTCAAGAGTTCGTTTTAAAACAATTCCATTTACATAGTCCAAGTGAAAATAAAATCAATGGGGTGAGCTACCCAATGGAAATGCATTTGGTGCATGCCAACGCACAAGGAGAGTTGGCTGTGGTTGCAGTGATGTATCAACAAAGTCAAGTCAATCCCAGTTTAGCGAAAATATGGAGTAATTTGCCAAAACAGGCAGGGCAAAGCTTTACATTCACTGGTAATTTGAGTGCGGCAAGTTTCTTACCGAAGAAGCTGGATTATTATCGTTTCAATGGTTCTTTAACAACACCACCCTGTACAGAAGGTGTGAGATGGATTGTATTAAAAGAGATTCAATCTGCATCTGAGGCACAGCTGAATGCTTTTACTCAACTATTAAGTCATCCAAATAATCGACCTGTTCAACCTGTAAATGCGCGAATGATTTTAGAATAA
- a CDS encoding DedA family protein: MKMTEWIISIMEQLGYFGIALLMFLDNVFPPIPSEIIMPSAGLAASQGKLVLTGVVIAGSFGSLIAAALLYWIGHKISQKVLFAWVERYGKYLFLKSADVEKSLDWFEKYGHRIVFFGRMIPAVRSLISIPAGMSEMPFWKFMLYSGLGTIIWTTFLACVGFYFGENQALMHQIFSRVSYIIIAIVVIIVLWIVYRRYQRKP, from the coding sequence ATAAAAATGACTGAATGGATTATTTCCATTATGGAGCAATTGGGCTATTTCGGTATTGCCTTGCTCATGTTTTTAGACAATGTCTTCCCTCCTATTCCCTCAGAAATCATTATGCCTTCAGCAGGTCTTGCGGCTTCGCAAGGCAAGCTTGTACTGACAGGTGTGGTTATCGCAGGAAGTTTCGGCTCATTAATTGCTGCGGCGTTGTTGTATTGGATAGGTCATAAAATTTCCCAGAAAGTTTTATTTGCATGGGTTGAGCGTTATGGAAAATATCTTTTCTTAAAATCTGCTGATGTTGAGAAATCTTTGGATTGGTTTGAAAAATATGGACATCGTATCGTGTTTTTTGGACGTATGATTCCAGCCGTGCGTTCTTTGATCAGTATTCCTGCAGGGATGAGTGAGATGCCTTTTTGGAAGTTTATGCTATATAGCGGACTTGGCACGATCATTTGGACAACATTTTTAGCTTGTGTCGGATTTTATTTCGGTGAAAATCAAGCCTTAATGCATCAAATATTTAGCCGTGTAAGTTATATAATCATTGCAATTGTCGTCATAATTGTACTTTGGATTGTATATCGTCGATATCAGCGTAAACCTTAG
- a CDS encoding LysE family translocator, with amino-acid sequence MDFSAYILYCVAVIIMIATPGPVMLLVASAGLKSGNKKALHTIVGTNLASLVLIATSVLILKGFLNISSHWFDLIKILGCLYIAYLGVQIVREALSQTQQAHEISSQVQGGFKQGFLVGISNPKDIIFFASFFPQFTHVTHNLDQSLILLTLSWIILDFATLSVVYLGFNALSKSKIYHKILLGCGVILIAVALYGIYSVWF; translated from the coding sequence TTGGATTTTTCAGCCTATATTTTATATTGCGTTGCCGTGATCATCATGATTGCAACACCCGGACCTGTGATGCTATTGGTGGCAAGTGCAGGTTTGAAAAGTGGGAATAAGAAAGCACTGCATACGATCGTGGGAACAAATCTCGCATCATTGGTGTTGATCGCAACTTCAGTTTTGATTTTGAAAGGTTTTTTAAATATTTCCAGTCATTGGTTTGATCTGATCAAAATCCTAGGTTGTCTCTATATTGCCTATCTAGGTGTGCAAATCGTGCGAGAAGCCTTGAGCCAAACGCAGCAAGCACATGAAATTTCGAGTCAAGTTCAAGGTGGGTTTAAACAAGGTTTTCTTGTCGGTATTTCCAACCCCAAAGATATTATTTTCTTTGCCTCATTTTTTCCGCAATTTACGCATGTGACGCACAATTTAGATCAGAGTTTAATCTTACTGACTTTGAGTTGGATTATTTTAGATTTTGCGACCTTATCCGTGGTTTATCTAGGATTTAATGCACTATCTAAGTCCAAGATTTATCATAAAATATTACTCGGTTGCGGTGTGATTTTGATCGCCGTTGCGTTATATGGTATTTATTCTGTGTGGTTTTGA
- the queE gene encoding 7-carboxy-7-deazaguanine synthase QueE encodes MTSLRSSSIHVSDPSAGLRITEIFYSLQGEANAAGLPTVFIRLTGCPLRCTYCDTTYSFEGGERQSLEDIIQTTLSFQTPYICVTGGEPLAQPNALPLMTRLADLGCEVSLETSGALDVSKVDPRISKVLDLKTPTSGESHRNLLSNLEHLTLKDQIKFVICNREDYDWAKQQMAEFQLNKKVSTVWFSPAFAVEKGAVRLPQLARDLAQWILDDHLPVRFQLQLHKLLWNDETGR; translated from the coding sequence CGTTCTTCGTCTATTCATGTTTCTGATCCGTCTGCAGGGTTACGTATCACAGAGATTTTCTATTCTTTGCAAGGTGAAGCCAATGCTGCGGGCTTACCCACTGTCTTTATTCGTTTAACTGGTTGTCCTTTGCGCTGTACTTATTGTGATACAACTTATTCTTTTGAAGGCGGTGAGCGTCAGTCTTTAGAAGATATTATTCAGACAACGCTGAGCTTTCAAACGCCTTATATTTGTGTAACGGGTGGTGAGCCTTTGGCGCAGCCTAATGCGCTGCCTCTTATGACTCGTCTTGCTGATCTAGGCTGTGAGGTTTCATTAGAAACCAGTGGTGCGTTAGATGTATCTAAAGTAGATCCACGTATTTCTAAAGTATTAGACTTAAAAACACCGACATCTGGCGAATCGCATCGTAATTTACTCAGTAACCTAGAGCATCTAACCTTAAAAGATCAAATTAAATTTGTAATTTGTAATCGTGAAGACTATGACTGGGCAAAACAGCAAATGGCTGAGTTTCAACTCAATAAAAAAGTGAGTACGGTGTGGTTCTCTCCTGCCTTTGCAGTTGAAAAAGGGGCTGTACGTCTGCCACAATTGGCACGTGATCTTGCACAATGGATTTTAGATGACCATCTCCCTGTTCGTTTCCAATTACAATTACACAAACTGTTATGGAATGATGAAACAGGAAGATAG
- the filA gene encoding putative pilus system protein FilA, which produces MKKISCLGMLGLILTSSPTWALEALDDEVLSSLTGQDGLTISILPTGPIQADVIYHDNDGFDNTLLGGTKKAGAIMLGTAGGIGTNPLSLSSGSANINVILDIDTDAGTTTTGPFLNIGVRLPQDLTINTGDIWVGASKQKTGVTRGVANPTKILDNMQFYISNMKTNIQLGATPQGGILKLSGIFKNGLTITGYKLNDIGGGGSLALDNISIANSTPGQFGITNLDFDITAGVAPEGLKLNVNKLGDTNGFNAMIWGARAGDANAKAFGDVELNGVNLNGTTLTVSGH; this is translated from the coding sequence ATGAAAAAGATATCTTGTTTAGGGATGCTCGGTTTAATCCTTACAAGTTCACCAACATGGGCACTTGAAGCATTAGATGATGAAGTACTTTCATCGCTGACAGGTCAAGATGGCTTAACCATTAGTATTCTACCAACAGGACCTATTCAAGCTGATGTTATTTATCACGATAACGATGGTTTTGATAATACCTTGCTTGGAGGAACTAAAAAAGCAGGAGCAATAATGTTAGGGACAGCAGGGGGTATCGGGACTAATCCACTGTCATTGTCTTCAGGCTCTGCAAATATTAATGTTATTTTAGACATTGATACAGATGCAGGGACTACAACAACAGGTCCATTCTTGAATATTGGTGTGAGATTACCACAAGATCTTACAATTAATACGGGTGATATATGGGTCGGAGCATCTAAACAAAAAACAGGTGTAACTCGAGGAGTGGCTAATCCTACAAAAATTTTAGATAATATGCAGTTTTATATTTCTAATATGAAAACCAATATTCAATTGGGTGCTACACCACAAGGTGGGATATTAAAATTATCAGGTATATTCAAAAATGGTTTAACTATTACTGGATATAAGTTAAACGATATTGGGGGAGGTGGTAGTTTAGCGTTGGATAATATTTCAATCGCGAACTCAACGCCAGGTCAGTTTGGTATTACAAATTTAGATTTTGATATCACAGCTGGCGTAGCTCCAGAAGGCTTAAAATTGAATGTGAATAAGCTAGGTGATACTAACGGATTTAATGCAATGATTTGGGGGGCACGTGCAGGTGATGCAAATGCTAAAGCTTTTGGCGATGTTGAGCTAAATGGCGTGAACCTGAATGGAACTACGCTTACAGTTTCAGGACACTAA
- a CDS encoding YecA/YgfB family protein: MSALDLDQLSDYLDGDQNEYGLDFAATHGFLCAIAVGPKFDRWLDELFEGNQSKAPKEIIAQIKLWLDDIRQKLSNEEGVEFPFEVEEADVDSSLGDWSVGFVDAMFLNEEAWFTDEFEEQLVDLTLPIMVFSGVDEEDPQMESFRRNGQLMDELAEEIPDNLNEIYLMYHSEQ; encoded by the coding sequence ATGAGTGCTTTAGATTTAGACCAGTTAAGTGACTATCTAGATGGCGACCAAAACGAGTATGGTCTAGATTTCGCAGCGACTCATGGTTTTTTATGTGCAATTGCTGTAGGTCCAAAATTTGATCGTTGGTTAGACGAGCTTTTTGAGGGCAACCAAAGCAAAGCACCAAAAGAAATCATTGCGCAAATTAAATTATGGTTAGACGATATTCGCCAAAAATTATCCAATGAAGAAGGCGTCGAGTTCCCTTTTGAAGTTGAAGAGGCGGATGTTGATTCGAGTTTAGGTGATTGGTCTGTTGGTTTTGTTGATGCAATGTTCTTAAATGAAGAGGCATGGTTTACCGATGAGTTTGAAGAGCAATTGGTTGATTTAACTTTACCGATTATGGTGTTTAGTGGGGTAGATGAAGAAGACCCACAAATGGAATCTTTCCGCCGTAATGGTCAGTTGATGGATGAGCTTGCAGAAGAAATTCCAGATAATTTGAATGAAATTTACTTGATGTATCATTCAGAACAATAA